In one window of Lentimicrobium sp. L6 DNA:
- a CDS encoding lipopolysaccharide assembly protein LapB, whose product MIIVNPDDELQVDLLLQLSSEYGIDDFQKSLDYAHNAIELSTRRNDIKGQILSNIHIAKIYQKKGGIKEAFDYVIEARNLAKEKNYTNEYAQAIYLMANIYVEIGEYEKTAELCFEALKIFEELQEKQGICDVLGMIGGNYYMQGELDEAEKYLQQSIDLSKSINYKKGLGKGLTNISAVYNMRDETEKAIEYLYVGCRLFQETGEKVREGVAYCNIALYYLKLNEVDSALNIPIFLCN is encoded by the coding sequence ATGATCATTGTCAATCCTGATGATGAATTACAAGTGGATTTATTACTTCAGCTATCTTCAGAATATGGGATTGATGATTTTCAAAAATCATTGGATTATGCACATAATGCTATAGAATTATCTACTAGGAGAAATGATATAAAAGGTCAAATCCTTTCTAATATTCATATTGCAAAAATATATCAGAAAAAAGGGGGGATAAAAGAAGCTTTCGATTATGTAATCGAGGCAAGAAACTTAGCAAAAGAAAAGAATTATACAAACGAGTATGCACAAGCCATTTATCTAATGGCTAATATTTATGTTGAAATTGGTGAATATGAAAAGACAGCCGAATTATGTTTTGAGGCTTTAAAGATTTTTGAAGAGCTTCAGGAAAAGCAGGGTATTTGTGATGTGCTAGGTATGATTGGCGGCAATTATTATATGCAAGGAGAATTGGATGAGGCAGAGAAATATCTTCAACAATCTATTGATTTAAGCAAATCGATTAATTATAAAAAGGGTCTTGGAAAGGGCTTGACGAATATATCGGCAGTCTATAATATGCGTGATGAAACTGAAAAAGCTATTGAATATTTATATGTAGGTTGTCGATTGTTTCAAGAAACGGGTGAGAAAGTTAGAGAAGGGGTAGCCTATTGCAATATCGCATTATATTATCTGAAATTAAATGAAGTGGATTCGGCATTAAATATACCAATCTTTCTATGCAATTAA
- a CDS encoding TonB-dependent receptor domain-containing protein yields the protein MNKVLALFFLLFTSLLSFAQDTILETNIDSWFCCDLDAALVDMSETYNLKFHYDKAKLKEIRFTEHPRNKPLKDVLDNICKYNKLKYFVNDDQTIWVVDKWFQRGQETVFETKVFTGASTKENFSIAGQVVDELSHESLPFVSISVQGNTKGTISNVDGNFTLINIPTDTSTIVFSYIGYEKKEVFLSPKTITSDLLITLKQQALVLNEVNVTAEIQDVMQVSKQQAGIYKMSPIKLQTLPNLGEKDILRSFQLMPGISAANENSSGLYVRGGTPDQVLVLYDGFTVYNVEHMFGFFSAFNSNAIKDVQLFKGGFDAKYGGRLASVVEITGKDGNQKGFNIAGDISMMSGNAFIEFPVGNKITATLSGRRSWKSPLYDKLFEQYTDVDEGGPQTGFRLGGGTQQTTSYFYDMNAKVTYSPSVKDRISFSFYNGKDELSNELNPDAGGRPGGEEVSIESVDETSWGNTGASINWSRQFSDRFYMNALVSYSNYFSLRDKSSSGSMISSDGESTSFTRGITEDNNLLDYTSKMDFEYQLNESNHIQFGAQVTHNDIDYTYVNADTLTIIDRKTTGQIYTGYLQDKLNLFDGKLIITPGLRYNYFTGTQKNYFEPRLISVYNLSDKWRIKASYGDYYQFASRVIREDVTGGSRDFWVLADDDQLPVSSSRQYILGAAYETPDYLFDVEAFYKDMDNITEYSLRVSTDRTGIDYSENFFTGYGTARGIDVLVQKKYGNFTGWVAYTWSQVIHHIDEYGDYDFYAAHDVTHELKLVGTYKWKKWDFGATWIYATGRPYTAPEGGYELSLLDGTSADFINVSVKNGNRLPAYHRLDLSANYNFTFGKNSPASIGFSIFNAYNRSNVWYNEYEIIENEVIETPVYYLNFTPNINLTFKLK from the coding sequence ATGAATAAAGTCTTAGCCCTATTTTTCCTATTATTTACCAGCCTTTTATCTTTTGCTCAGGATACCATTCTTGAGACTAATATCGATTCTTGGTTCTGTTGTGATTTAGATGCTGCTCTTGTTGATATGAGTGAGACCTATAATCTGAAATTCCATTATGATAAAGCAAAGTTGAAAGAAATAAGATTTACGGAACATCCTAGAAATAAACCACTGAAAGATGTACTAGATAATATTTGTAAATATAATAAACTGAAATATTTTGTGAATGATGACCAAACCATTTGGGTAGTAGACAAATGGTTTCAAAGAGGACAAGAAACAGTCTTTGAGACCAAGGTTTTTACTGGAGCTTCCACAAAAGAAAACTTCTCCATCGCCGGACAAGTGGTAGATGAGCTGAGTCATGAATCTTTGCCCTTTGTAAGTATTTCAGTGCAGGGAAATACTAAAGGAACCATCAGTAATGTGGATGGGAATTTCACATTGATCAATATCCCAACAGATACTTCTACTATTGTGTTTTCCTATATCGGCTACGAGAAAAAAGAGGTATTTCTGAGTCCTAAGACCATCACATCAGATTTACTCATCACCTTAAAACAACAAGCTTTGGTTTTAAATGAGGTAAATGTAACTGCAGAAATACAAGATGTGATGCAGGTTTCCAAGCAACAAGCCGGAATCTATAAAATGTCGCCCATAAAATTACAAACCCTGCCCAATTTAGGAGAAAAAGACATTTTACGCTCTTTCCAATTGATGCCGGGTATTAGTGCTGCCAACGAAAATTCTTCAGGGCTTTATGTAAGAGGAGGAACCCCTGATCAAGTTCTGGTATTATATGATGGTTTCACCGTTTATAATGTGGAGCATATGTTTGGATTCTTTAGTGCTTTCAATAGCAATGCCATAAAAGATGTTCAGCTGTTTAAAGGTGGTTTCGATGCCAAATATGGTGGTCGATTAGCCAGTGTAGTTGAGATTACTGGAAAAGATGGAAACCAAAAAGGCTTCAATATAGCTGGTGATATCAGCATGATGTCTGGCAATGCGTTTATTGAATTTCCAGTAGGTAACAAAATCACCGCCACCCTTTCTGGAAGAAGAAGTTGGAAAAGTCCACTCTATGACAAACTATTTGAACAATATACAGATGTTGATGAAGGAGGACCACAAACAGGATTTAGACTAGGGGGAGGAACCCAACAAACCACCTCCTATTTCTACGATATGAATGCTAAAGTAACCTATAGCCCATCGGTGAAAGATAGAATCAGCTTCAGCTTTTATAATGGAAAAGATGAGCTAAGCAATGAATTAAATCCAGATGCAGGTGGAAGACCAGGTGGAGAAGAAGTGAGTATTGAATCTGTAGACGAAACCAGCTGGGGAAACACTGGAGCTTCCATCAACTGGTCACGACAATTTAGCGATCGTTTTTATATGAATGCTTTGGTTAGTTATTCCAACTATTTCAGTTTGAGAGATAAATCTAGCTCGGGTTCCATGATAAGTTCCGATGGAGAATCCACCAGTTTCACTAGAGGAATTACAGAGGATAATAATCTATTGGATTATACTTCCAAAATGGATTTTGAATACCAGCTTAACGAAAGCAACCACATTCAATTCGGTGCTCAAGTCACCCACAACGACATCGATTATACCTATGTAAATGCGGATACTTTAACCATAATCGATAGAAAGACCACTGGTCAAATCTACACCGGTTATTTACAAGATAAATTGAACCTATTCGATGGTAAGCTCATTATTACACCTGGTTTAAGATATAATTACTTCACCGGAACACAGAAGAACTATTTCGAGCCCAGATTGATTAGTGTGTATAACCTCAGTGACAAATGGAGAATAAAAGCCTCTTATGGTGATTATTATCAATTTGCAAGCAGAGTAATTCGAGAGGATGTTACTGGAGGAAGTCGCGACTTCTGGGTATTGGCCGATGACGATCAATTACCCGTTAGTTCATCTCGACAATATATTCTAGGTGCTGCCTATGAAACTCCCGATTATCTTTTCGATGTGGAAGCCTTTTATAAAGATATGGATAATATCACGGAATATTCTCTACGAGTGAGTACAGACCGCACTGGAATTGACTATTCTGAGAATTTCTTTACTGGATATGGAACAGCTCGTGGTATCGATGTTTTGGTTCAAAAGAAATACGGTAATTTCACAGGTTGGGTGGCCTATACTTGGTCACAGGTAATACATCACATTGATGAATATGGTGATTACGACTTTTATGCAGCCCATGATGTCACTCACGAGCTTAAATTAGTGGGAACTTATAAATGGAAGAAATGGGATTTTGGTGCTACTTGGATTTATGCAACTGGCCGCCCCTATACCGCACCCGAAGGCGGCTATGAATTATCATTACTAGATGGCACTTCAGCAGATTTTATCAATGTTTCTGTTAAAAATGGAAATAGATTGCCTGCTTATCACCGATTAGATTTGTCGGCAAATTACAATTTTACTTTTGGCAAAAACTCTCCCGCAAGTATTGGTTTCTCTATATTTAACGCCTATAACCGATCCAATGTTTGGTATAATGAATATGAAATTATCGAAAACGAAGTGATAGAAACTCCGGTTTACTATTTAAACTTTACGCCTAATATTAATCTAACCTTTAAATTGAAATAA
- a CDS encoding DUF4249 family protein: protein MKSVNFRYIALFSLLIFLYSCEKVNLQTADPNVAVVESYINPGNEIQVKIKKQIVFDGDDAGGGFIENLEVKIQHEGSWENLVYKYDSIYVLESIVVGAGNVYEIEFEYNEKVITSETIIPNRPENFQTSSSTIYITQMGPGSEPSEPEELTWTNPDLDYHMVVVESIDEDAELIFDSDDDHPPRSFRNAPVQGDEQELSPRSFTYYGRHRVILYRLNPEYAALYEDLGSSSLDLVAPPSNIENGLGIFTGINADTLYVNVIAASK from the coding sequence ATGAAATCTGTAAATTTTAGATATATCGCGCTTTTTAGCCTCCTCATTTTTCTCTATTCCTGTGAGAAGGTCAACTTACAAACCGCAGACCCAAATGTGGCTGTGGTAGAATCTTATATCAACCCTGGAAATGAAATACAGGTAAAAATCAAAAAGCAAATTGTGTTTGATGGAGACGATGCTGGAGGAGGTTTTATAGAAAATTTAGAGGTCAAAATTCAACATGAAGGTTCCTGGGAAAATTTGGTTTACAAGTACGATAGTATATACGTATTAGAAAGCATTGTGGTTGGAGCTGGCAATGTTTACGAGATCGAATTTGAGTATAACGAGAAGGTCATCACCTCAGAAACCATTATCCCCAATCGCCCAGAGAATTTTCAAACTTCATCCAGCACTATATATATCACACAAATGGGCCCCGGTTCTGAGCCTAGTGAACCAGAGGAGCTCACTTGGACAAATCCAGATTTGGACTATCATATGGTGGTAGTGGAATCCATAGATGAAGATGCTGAACTCATCTTCGATTCTGATGACGATCATCCTCCAAGGTCTTTTAGAAATGCGCCAGTACAAGGCGACGAGCAGGAATTGAGCCCAAGAAGTTTTACCTATTATGGCAGACATAGAGTCATTCTTTATCGCTTAAATCCTGAATATGCAGCACTATATGAAGATTTAGGTAGTAGTTCTTTGGATTTGGTGGCTCCTCCCAGTAATATTGAAAATGGACTTGGAATTTTTACAGGAATTAATGCCGATACTCTTTATGTGAATGTGATAGCAGCATCAAAATAA
- a CDS encoding sensor histidine kinase translates to MVKNKGKYYITLGHIVFWVLVFLFNWGIFKSSDIPIDYGRMIFNLFFSLLLFYGTYFVLMPFLLKKKIWLFLALTFLLLGGSILVKGCFLREVFERPKREIIMEGRDHPNKKSDAFLNEKQKRPPFGLWRQLGFAGMGLLFFYFFSISVRFVEKWLEDEKQKSQLEQDKVKTELAFLKQQINPHFLFNSLNSIYSLSISKSEKTTPSILKLSSILRYMLYETEPSRSSLQNELAVVQDYIELQRLRLTDKVEVLVNVVGEFDDYKFEPFIILPIIENAFKYGVDNLNNSFISIDILVENQQLDLKVVNKVVQRPAMLRKESGIGLNNIKRRLEILYPKHHQFSSDENNEVFSVNMQIKLKTL, encoded by the coding sequence ATGGTAAAAAACAAAGGTAAATATTATATCACTCTAGGACATATTGTATTTTGGGTACTGGTATTTCTTTTCAACTGGGGAATATTTAAAAGCTCCGATATCCCCATAGATTATGGAAGGATGATATTCAATCTTTTCTTTAGTTTATTGCTGTTCTATGGGACCTATTTTGTGTTAATGCCATTTTTATTGAAAAAGAAAATTTGGCTATTTTTAGCTTTAACGTTTTTATTATTAGGTGGATCCATCCTTGTAAAAGGTTGTTTTTTGAGAGAGGTCTTTGAAAGACCGAAGCGAGAAATTATTATGGAAGGTAGAGACCATCCGAATAAAAAGTCCGATGCTTTTCTCAATGAGAAGCAGAAGCGACCTCCCTTTGGATTATGGAGACAATTGGGATTTGCAGGTATGGGTTTACTATTCTTTTACTTCTTTAGTATTTCTGTCCGATTTGTAGAAAAATGGTTGGAAGATGAAAAGCAAAAATCACAACTAGAACAGGATAAAGTAAAAACAGAATTGGCCTTTTTAAAACAGCAGATTAATCCGCATTTTCTATTCAATTCCCTCAACTCTATCTACTCCTTATCCATTAGTAAATCAGAAAAAACTACTCCTTCTATACTAAAGCTTTCTTCTATCTTACGATATATGCTTTACGAAACGGAACCCTCCCGCTCTAGTTTACAGAATGAGCTTGCTGTAGTTCAGGATTATATTGAATTGCAAAGATTAAGACTCACAGATAAGGTTGAGGTTTTAGTAAATGTAGTTGGGGAGTTTGACGATTATAAGTTTGAGCCCTTCATCATTTTGCCCATCATTGAAAATGCCTTTAAATATGGTGTGGATAATCTGAACAACTCATTTATTAGTATTGATATTTTAGTGGAAAATCAACAACTCGATTTAAAAGTGGTGAATAAAGTGGTTCAAAGACCAGCTATGCTGCGCAAGGAATCGGGTATAGGCTTAAATAATATCAAGAGGCGCTTAGAAATTCTATATCCAAAGCACCACCAATTTTCCTCGGACGAGAATAATGAAGTATTCAGTGTGAATATGCAAATCAAACTTAAAACCCTATGA